From Micrococcus porci, one genomic window encodes:
- a CDS encoding MarR family winged helix-turn-helix transcriptional regulator, with protein sequence MTKDAHHEKDANAHPPLPPLPPVWLKDAGCSGADLAAWIALLQAASALQARVESDMHRGAGVTPFEAHFLAVLKEAGGEPLAMSRAAHLVDSSLSRLSHVVRRLEARGWVERLPSPEDARVTLVRLMDEGRRRIDAAAGPHRALMEDVFVTALDAADRQEAARLSLKLLGVLRPGHWLFTEPTGPDEGADPDAASHVGEPLTSS encoded by the coding sequence ATGACCAAAGATGCCCACCATGAGAAGGACGCGAACGCGCACCCGCCGTTGCCGCCATTACCGCCGGTCTGGCTGAAGGACGCGGGCTGCTCGGGGGCCGACCTGGCCGCCTGGATCGCCCTGCTGCAGGCGGCCAGCGCCCTGCAGGCCCGCGTGGAGTCGGACATGCACCGCGGGGCGGGGGTCACGCCGTTCGAGGCGCACTTCCTGGCGGTGCTCAAGGAGGCCGGCGGCGAGCCGCTGGCGATGAGCCGGGCCGCGCACCTCGTCGACTCCTCGCTCTCCCGCCTCTCCCACGTGGTGCGCCGGCTCGAGGCCCGCGGCTGGGTGGAGCGTCTCCCGTCGCCCGAGGACGCGCGGGTGACCCTCGTGCGCCTCATGGACGAGGGCCGGCGGCGCATCGACGCCGCCGCGGGGCCGCACCGGGCGCTGATGGAGGATGTGTTCGTCACCGCCCTGGACGCGGCTGATCGGCAGGAGGCGGCCCGCCTCAGCCTCAAGCTGCTGGGCGTGCTGCGTCCGGGCCACTGGCTCTTCACCGAGCCGACCGGCCCGGACGAGGGCGCCGATCCCGACGCCGCCTCCCATGTGGGGGAGCCCCTGACGTCGAGTTGA
- the rpsN gene encoding 30S ribosomal protein S14, with translation MAKKSKIAKNEQRKVMVARNAEKRLELKKTLIDPNASDEAREAARVGLQKLPRDASPVRVRNRDAIDGRPRGTFQRFGISRVRFREMAHRGELPGVTKSSW, from the coding sequence ATGGCCAAGAAGTCCAAGATCGCCAAGAACGAGCAGCGCAAGGTCATGGTGGCGCGCAACGCCGAGAAGCGCCTCGAGCTCAAGAAGACCCTGATCGACCCGAACGCGTCGGACGAGGCCCGCGAGGCCGCCCGCGTCGGTCTGCAGAAGCTGCCCCGCGACGCCTCCCCGGTGCGCGTGCGCAACCGCGACGCCATCGACGGCCGTCCGCGCGGCACCTTCCAGCGCTTCGGCATCTCCCGCGTGCGCTTCCGCGAGATGGCGCACCGCGGCGAGCTGCCCGGCGTGACCAAGTCCTCCTGGTGA
- a CDS encoding NAD(P)-dependent alcohol dehydrogenase: MRAVRFEAYQQFPALKDVEKPVPGPGEALLKVAGAGACHSDVAVYSEFQPGMNPLIDPEYTLGHETSGWVEELGDGVVGLEKGEAMLVYGPTGCGRCRACSRGQDTYCENVAAMAAAAVGLGRDGGMAEYVSVPARNLVPLGDADPIPASALADAGLTPYHAVKLALPTLGRPGACALVVGLGGLGLMAVQIIKALTGATVIATDMKEDAMAQAEAYGAVTVPGGEGQVERIRELTGGRGVDAAFDFVGVAATARLALDCAAVQSRVTIVGLGNGSTIDWSFLSTPYEAELVSTYWGTLEELHEVARLYRDGRIEPLHTTYSLDDALQAYRDLQDGKVAGRAVVVPHGGA, translated from the coding sequence ATGCGTGCCGTCCGGTTCGAGGCCTACCAGCAGTTCCCCGCACTCAAGGACGTCGAGAAGCCTGTCCCCGGGCCGGGCGAGGCCCTCCTGAAGGTGGCCGGCGCCGGCGCCTGCCACTCGGACGTCGCGGTCTACTCCGAGTTCCAGCCGGGCATGAACCCGCTGATCGACCCGGAGTACACCCTCGGCCACGAGACCTCCGGCTGGGTGGAGGAGCTCGGCGACGGCGTCGTCGGCCTGGAGAAGGGCGAGGCCATGCTGGTCTACGGCCCCACCGGCTGTGGCCGCTGCCGCGCCTGCTCGCGCGGCCAGGACACCTACTGCGAGAACGTGGCCGCCATGGCCGCGGCGGCCGTCGGCCTGGGCCGCGACGGCGGCATGGCCGAGTACGTGTCCGTCCCGGCCCGCAACCTCGTGCCCCTGGGTGACGCCGACCCGATCCCGGCCTCGGCCCTCGCCGACGCCGGCCTCACGCCGTACCACGCCGTGAAACTGGCACTGCCCACGCTCGGCCGCCCCGGCGCCTGCGCCCTCGTCGTCGGCCTCGGCGGCCTGGGCCTCATGGCCGTGCAGATCATCAAGGCCCTCACCGGCGCCACCGTGATCGCCACGGACATGAAGGAGGACGCCATGGCCCAGGCAGAGGCCTACGGCGCCGTCACCGTGCCCGGCGGCGAGGGCCAGGTGGAGCGCATCCGCGAGCTCACCGGGGGCCGCGGCGTCGACGCCGCCTTCGACTTCGTGGGCGTCGCGGCCACCGCGCGCCTGGCCCTGGACTGCGCCGCGGTGCAGTCCAGGGTGACGATCGTGGGCCTCGGCAACGGCTCCACGATCGACTGGTCCTTCCTCTCCACGCCCTACGAGGCCGAGCTCGTCTCCACCTACTGGGGCACCCTCGAGGAGCTGCACGAGGTCGCGCGCCTGTACCGGGACGGCAGGATCGAGCCGCTGCACACCACCTACTCCCTGGACGACGCCCTGCAGGCCTACCGCGACCTGCAGGACGGGAAGGTGGCCGGGCGCGCCGTCGTCGTCCCGCACGGCGGCGCCTGA
- the rpmB gene encoding 50S ribosomal protein L28 codes for MAAHCQVTGAGPGFGHSISHSHRRNKRRFDPNIQKKTYWVPSLRRNVTLTLSAKGIKTIDVRGIDAVVADLISKGVKL; via the coding sequence ATGGCAGCACATTGCCAGGTGACCGGGGCTGGGCCGGGGTTCGGCCACAGCATCTCCCACTCGCACCGCCGCAACAAGCGCCGGTTCGACCCGAACATCCAGAAGAAGACCTACTGGGTCCCCTCCCTGCGCCGCAACGTCACGCTGACGCTGTCCGCGAAGGGCATCAAGACCATCGACGTGCGCGGCATCGACGCCGTCGTCGCCGACCTCATCTCGAAGGGAGTGAAGCTCTGA
- a CDS encoding putative hydro-lyase, which produces MTALHGGTGPAEARERFRAGLVRPTAGIADGFAQANLMVVPQDLAWDVLLFAQRNPKALPLLGVLEAGEVRGPAVDGDVRTDVPQYVVYEDGVPVGRPTDLLEVWRDDLVTFLIGCSFTFESALVAEGIRIAHQDAGVNVPMYRTTRRCVPAGRLSGPLVVSMRPIPADRVADAVRITSRYPSVHGAPVHVGDPAALGIADLSAPDFGDAVEVPPGHLPVFWACGVTPQAAVMESRPPLAISHAPGHMLITDIPDRTFQIP; this is translated from the coding sequence ATGACCGCCCTCCACGGCGGCACCGGCCCGGCCGAGGCGCGCGAGCGCTTCCGTGCCGGGCTGGTGCGTCCCACGGCCGGGATCGCCGACGGGTTCGCCCAGGCGAATCTGATGGTCGTCCCGCAGGACCTCGCCTGGGACGTCCTGCTGTTCGCGCAGCGCAACCCCAAGGCCCTGCCCCTGCTGGGCGTCCTCGAGGCCGGCGAGGTCCGCGGCCCCGCCGTCGACGGGGACGTCCGCACGGACGTCCCCCAGTACGTCGTCTACGAGGACGGCGTGCCGGTGGGCCGACCCACCGACCTGCTCGAGGTGTGGCGAGACGACCTGGTCACGTTCCTGATCGGCTGCTCCTTCACCTTCGAGTCCGCGCTCGTGGCCGAGGGCATCCGCATCGCCCACCAGGACGCCGGGGTGAACGTGCCCATGTACCGCACCACGCGGCGGTGCGTCCCCGCCGGGCGACTCTCCGGGCCGCTGGTGGTCTCCATGCGGCCCATCCCCGCGGACCGGGTGGCCGACGCGGTCCGGATCACGTCCCGCTACCCGTCGGTGCACGGTGCCCCGGTCCACGTGGGCGACCCGGCCGCATTGGGCATCGCCGACCTCTCCGCGCCGGACTTCGGCGACGCCGTCGAGGTGCCCCCGGGGCACCTGCCGGTGTTCTGGGCGTGCGGGGTGACTCCGCAGGCCGCGGTGATGGAATCGCGCCCGCCGCTGGCGATCAGCCACGCCCCGGGGCACATGCTCATCACCGACATCCCGGACCGGACGTTCCAGATCCCCTGA
- a CDS encoding NRAMP family divalent metal transporter translates to MSHADPTAHARGDAAAGEAVQASSSNRRTALLGAMFLMATSAIGPGFITQTATFTVQLGAAFAFAILVSILIDIAVQMNVWRVIGVSGMRAQELANSVLPGLGWVLAVLVFVGGLVFNIGNIAGTGLGANAMLGVDPLIGGAVSAVIALLVFLSKRAGVALDRIVVVLGAVMILLMLYVAVTSAPPVGEALRQSVFPEKVDFFVIVTLVGGTIGGYITYAGAHRMIDSGVKGVDDVEAITRSSVLSILVTGVMRVLLFLAILGVVASGVALAKDNLAASAFQAAAGDIGLRMFGIVLWAAALTSVIGASYTSVSFVTKSTTTTRTRNLLTVAFIVVCTVLYLALRQTPQTLLVFAGAFNGMILPIGFAALLWVAWRRRDLLGGYRYPTWLLVIGALSWLLSVFIAVRGFLPMVQMITGA, encoded by the coding sequence GTGTCCCACGCAGATCCCACCGCGCACGCGCGCGGGGACGCCGCGGCGGGCGAGGCCGTCCAGGCCTCCTCGTCCAACCGGCGCACCGCCCTCCTCGGGGCCATGTTCCTCATGGCCACCTCGGCGATCGGGCCCGGCTTCATCACCCAGACGGCGACCTTCACGGTCCAGCTCGGCGCCGCCTTCGCCTTCGCGATCCTCGTCTCGATCCTGATCGACATCGCCGTGCAGATGAACGTGTGGCGCGTGATCGGCGTCTCCGGCATGCGCGCGCAGGAGCTGGCCAACAGCGTGCTCCCCGGCCTGGGCTGGGTGCTGGCCGTCCTCGTGTTCGTCGGCGGCCTCGTCTTCAACATCGGCAACATCGCCGGCACGGGCCTCGGCGCCAACGCCATGCTCGGCGTGGACCCGCTGATCGGCGGCGCCGTCTCCGCCGTGATCGCCCTGCTGGTGTTCCTCTCCAAGCGCGCCGGTGTGGCCCTGGACCGGATCGTCGTCGTCCTCGGCGCCGTCATGATCCTGCTCATGCTCTACGTGGCCGTCACCTCCGCCCCGCCCGTGGGCGAGGCCCTGCGCCAGTCCGTGTTCCCGGAGAAGGTCGACTTCTTCGTGATCGTCACCCTCGTGGGCGGCACCATCGGCGGCTACATCACCTACGCCGGCGCCCACCGCATGATCGACTCCGGCGTGAAGGGCGTGGACGACGTCGAGGCCATCACCCGCAGCTCCGTGCTGTCCATCCTGGTGACCGGCGTCATGCGCGTCCTGCTGTTCCTGGCGATCCTCGGCGTCGTCGCCTCCGGCGTGGCCCTGGCCAAGGACAACCTGGCGGCCTCCGCCTTCCAGGCCGCCGCCGGCGACATCGGCCTGCGCATGTTCGGCATCGTGCTCTGGGCGGCCGCCCTGACCTCCGTGATCGGCGCGTCCTACACCTCCGTGAGCTTCGTGACGAAGTCCACGACGACGACCCGCACGCGCAACCTGCTGACCGTCGCGTTCATCGTGGTCTGCACCGTGCTGTACCTGGCGCTGCGCCAGACCCCGCAGACCCTGCTGGTGTTCGCCGGCGCGTTCAACGGCATGATCCTGCCGATCGGCTTCGCGGCCCTGCTGTGGGTGGCGTGGCGCCGCCGGGACCTGCTGGGCGGCTACCGCTACCCGACCTGGCTGCTGGTGATCGGTGCGCTGTCCTGGCTCCTGTCCGTGTTCATCGCGGTGCGCGGCTTCCTGCCCATGGTCCAGATGATCACCGGGGCGTGA
- a CDS encoding GntR family transcriptional regulator encodes MTAPAAQGAADALRRRIGEARLQPGERLGEVALAAELGVSRNSLREAFSELAVEGLVVRRPHRGVFVAAPGAEDVRGLYRTRRVIQLGALQHGWLTPAAEERIGRSAELLGRPEPAVRELGDANHLLHLGIVDLAASPDLSRVMSSVLARVRLSFLPLDLETGLHQAFAERNRWIAGRLLAGDLDAVHAMLEGYLDEAEAFVLRHLDGAAHGLRG; translated from the coding sequence ATGACCGCGCCCGCCGCGCAGGGTGCGGCGGACGCCCTGCGACGGCGGATCGGCGAGGCGCGTCTGCAGCCCGGCGAGCGACTGGGCGAGGTCGCGCTGGCGGCCGAGCTCGGTGTGAGCCGCAACAGCCTCCGGGAGGCCTTCTCCGAGCTGGCGGTCGAGGGCCTCGTGGTGCGACGGCCCCACCGCGGCGTGTTCGTGGCCGCCCCCGGCGCAGAGGACGTCCGCGGTCTCTACCGCACCCGCCGCGTGATCCAGCTCGGCGCCCTGCAGCACGGCTGGCTCACCCCGGCGGCCGAGGAGCGGATCGGCCGGTCCGCGGAGCTGCTGGGCCGGCCCGAGCCCGCGGTGCGGGAGCTGGGCGACGCGAACCACCTGCTGCACCTGGGGATCGTGGACCTGGCCGCCTCGCCCGACCTCAGCAGGGTGATGTCGTCTGTGCTGGCGCGGGTGCGGCTGTCCTTCCTGCCCCTGGACCTGGAGACGGGCCTGCACCAGGCGTTCGCCGAGCGCAACCGGTGGATCGCCGGGCGCCTCCTGGCGGGGGACCTGGACGCCGTGCACGCCATGCTGGAGGGCTACCTCGACGAGGCGGAGGCGTTCGTGCTGCGCCACCTCGACGGCGCCGCCCACGGCCTCCGGGGCTGA
- a CDS encoding copper resistance CopC family protein yields the protein MNPTPMHPSTPRRAARAAAALTLLPGLAVAAAAPALAHDELLKAVPADGAALAEAPDAVSLTFSGDLISGQGIQSIVRVTDAAGNQWQKGDVQVSGPTLTAPLCPDLAQGEYTAAYRVVYSDGHSEEQSLDFSVTDPSAPAAGTAPSGCGVAAAGTASSTAAPASSAEQTGAEQSGAASTPAAASSTPAESGASAGVPATVWMLGAAGVAVIAVGLAVMGRKARALGRD from the coding sequence ATGAACCCCACTCCGATGCACCCCTCCACCCCCCGGCGCGCCGCCCGTGCGGCGGCCGCGCTGACCCTGCTGCCCGGCCTGGCCGTGGCGGCGGCCGCCCCGGCCCTCGCCCACGATGAGCTGCTGAAGGCCGTCCCCGCCGACGGAGCAGCCCTCGCCGAGGCGCCCGACGCCGTCTCCCTGACGTTCTCCGGCGACCTGATCTCCGGTCAGGGCATCCAGAGCATCGTCCGGGTCACGGACGCCGCCGGGAACCAGTGGCAGAAGGGGGACGTCCAGGTCTCCGGCCCCACGCTGACCGCACCGCTGTGTCCGGATCTGGCGCAGGGGGAGTACACGGCGGCGTACCGCGTCGTGTACTCGGACGGGCACTCCGAGGAGCAGTCGCTGGACTTCTCCGTCACGGACCCGTCCGCCCCCGCGGCCGGCACCGCGCCCTCCGGGTGCGGCGTGGCTGCGGCCGGGACGGCCTCGTCCACGGCGGCACCCGCCTCCTCGGCCGAGCAGACCGGAGCGGAGCAGTCCGGGGCGGCCTCGACCCCGGCGGCCGCCTCCTCGACTCCGGCGGAGTCCGGCGCCTCCGCAGGCGTCCCGGCGACGGTGTGGATGCTCGGCGCGGCCGGCGTCGCGGTGATCGCGGTGGGCCTGGCCGTGATGGGCCGCAAGGCGCGCGCCCTCGGCCGGGACTGA
- a CDS encoding HU family DNA-binding protein: MAMNRKELVAAVAERSGNTQAAVSDVLDALFEAFTAQVKKGEKVSIPGWLAVERTERKERTGRNPRTGEEITIPAGYSVKVTAGSKLKAAASE, from the coding sequence ATGGCCATGAACCGCAAGGAGCTCGTCGCCGCCGTCGCTGAGCGCTCCGGCAACACCCAGGCCGCCGTGTCTGACGTGCTGGACGCCCTCTTCGAGGCGTTCACCGCGCAGGTCAAGAAGGGCGAGAAGGTGTCCATCCCCGGCTGGCTGGCCGTGGAGCGCACCGAGCGCAAGGAGCGCACCGGCCGCAACCCGCGCACCGGCGAGGAGATCACCATCCCGGCCGGCTACTCCGTGAAGGTCACCGCCGGCTCCAAGCTCAAGGCCGCCGCCTCCGAGTGA
- the rpmG gene encoding 50S ribosomal protein L33 — MAKDKDVRPIIKLKSTAGTGYTYVTRKNRRNNPDRITLKKYDPVVRKHVDFREER, encoded by the coding sequence ATGGCCAAGGACAAGGACGTTCGTCCGATCATCAAGCTGAAGTCCACCGCGGGCACCGGGTACACCTACGTGACCCGCAAGAACCGCCGCAACAACCCGGATCGCATCACTCTCAAGAAGTACGACCCGGTCGTCCGCAAGCACGTCGACTTCCGAGAGGAGCGCTGA
- a CDS encoding acetyl/propionyl/methylcrotonyl-CoA carboxylase subunit alpha, with product MSTPSTTASRPVTRVLIANRGEIAVRVARACRDHGIASIAVYSDPDAQAMHVAVADEAYALPGSTSAETYLDIAAVLDVARRSGADAVHPGYGFLSENADFAQAVIDAGLTWIGPSPQAIRDLGDKITARAIAQRAGAPLVPGSDGPVPDAAAARAFAQEHGLPIAIKAAFGGGGRGIKVVRELSEVEDAFESAVREAVAAFGRGECFVERFLDRPRHVEAQVLADEHGAVAVLGTRDCSLQRRNQKLVEEAPAPFLTDEQRQRIHTSAREICRAAGYTGAGTVEYLVAPDGLISFLEVNTRLQVEHPVTEEVFGVDLVREQFRIAAGEPLSIPEDPAPRGHAIEFRLNAEDPAHGFLPVPGPVEAFEAPTGPGVRMDSGVRTGSVVPGEYDSLLAKLIVVGEDRSQAIARARDALAELRIEGVPTVVPFHRAVLEEEAFTSAEALGVYTTWIESEFAAPLAASPHLGASVPGGGRTTVTVEVDGRAVRLGLPADLHAALLGGGGARTGASAPAEQSVDEGAVTSPVTGTLASWKVEDGAQVAEGDTIAVVEAMKMETPVRAPRAGRVERAAGDAPAAVTRGQVLASVRA from the coding sequence ATGAGCACCCCGTCCACCACAGCCTCCCGCCCCGTCACCCGGGTGCTGATCGCCAACCGCGGGGAGATCGCCGTGCGCGTGGCCCGCGCCTGCCGGGACCACGGGATCGCCTCGATCGCCGTGTACTCGGACCCGGACGCCCAGGCCATGCACGTGGCCGTCGCGGACGAGGCGTACGCGCTGCCGGGTTCCACGTCCGCGGAGACCTACCTGGACATCGCCGCCGTGCTCGACGTGGCCCGCCGCTCCGGCGCGGACGCCGTGCACCCGGGCTACGGGTTCCTCTCCGAGAACGCGGACTTCGCGCAGGCTGTGATCGACGCCGGCCTCACCTGGATCGGCCCGTCCCCGCAGGCCATCCGCGACCTGGGCGACAAGATCACCGCCCGCGCGATCGCCCAGCGCGCCGGCGCCCCGCTGGTGCCCGGCTCGGACGGCCCGGTGCCGGACGCGGCCGCGGCGCGCGCCTTCGCCCAGGAGCACGGCCTGCCGATCGCCATCAAGGCGGCGTTCGGCGGCGGCGGCCGCGGCATCAAGGTGGTCCGCGAGCTCTCCGAGGTCGAGGACGCCTTCGAGTCGGCCGTCCGCGAGGCCGTGGCCGCGTTCGGCCGCGGGGAGTGCTTCGTGGAGCGGTTCCTGGACCGCCCGCGGCATGTGGAGGCGCAGGTGCTCGCCGACGAGCACGGCGCCGTGGCGGTGCTGGGCACCCGTGACTGCTCCCTGCAGCGCCGCAACCAGAAGCTCGTGGAGGAGGCCCCGGCCCCGTTCCTCACGGACGAGCAGCGGCAGCGCATCCACACCTCGGCCCGGGAGATCTGCCGCGCCGCCGGCTACACCGGCGCCGGCACCGTGGAGTACCTCGTGGCCCCGGACGGGCTGATCAGCTTCCTCGAGGTGAACACCCGCCTCCAGGTGGAGCACCCCGTCACGGAGGAGGTGTTCGGGGTGGACCTCGTCCGCGAGCAGTTCCGCATCGCCGCCGGCGAGCCCCTGTCCATCCCGGAGGACCCCGCCCCGCGCGGCCACGCGATCGAGTTCCGCCTCAACGCGGAGGACCCGGCCCACGGCTTCCTGCCGGTGCCCGGGCCCGTCGAGGCGTTCGAGGCGCCCACCGGCCCCGGCGTGCGCATGGACTCCGGCGTCCGCACCGGCTCCGTGGTCCCCGGCGAGTACGACTCGCTGCTGGCCAAGCTGATCGTCGTCGGCGAGGACCGCTCCCAGGCGATCGCCCGCGCCCGCGACGCCCTGGCCGAGCTGCGGATCGAGGGCGTGCCCACGGTGGTGCCCTTCCACCGCGCCGTGCTGGAGGAGGAGGCCTTCACCTCCGCCGAGGCCCTGGGCGTCTACACCACGTGGATCGAGTCCGAGTTCGCCGCACCGCTGGCGGCCTCCCCGCACCTGGGCGCCTCGGTGCCCGGCGGCGGCCGCACCACGGTCACGGTGGAGGTGGACGGCCGCGCCGTCCGACTCGGCCTGCCCGCGGACCTCCACGCGGCCCTGCTCGGCGGCGGGGGTGCCCGCACCGGGGCCTCCGCCCCGGCGGAGCAGTCCGTGGACGAGGGCGCCGTGACCTCCCCGGTCACCGGCACGCTCGCGTCATGGAAGGTCGAGGACGGCGCACAGGTGGCTGAAGGTGACACCATCGCCGTCGTGGAGGCGATGAAGATGGAGACCCCGGTGCGCGCCCCGCGCGCCGGTCGGGTCGAGCGCGCGGCCGGGGACGCCCCGGCCGCCGTGACGCGCGGTCAGGTGCTCGCCTCCGTGCGCGCATGA
- a CDS encoding VIT1/CCC1 transporter family protein has product MSHSTAPAAPSSYPDEPHAQTGVHARLNWLRAGVLGANDGIVSVAATVVGVAGATTAVTPVLLAGTAAVVGGAVSMALGEYVSVSSSSDSQKAMIAKERRELAEDPEGELEELVGLYEAEGLSRDTAEQVARELTANDPVTAHLRMELGMAEEDVVSPLAAAGASFIAFLVGALLPFLAILLSPVGVRVPVTFGVTLVALAVTGYLGAWLGNAPAVRAMVRVVVGGALALALTFGVGTWLGVGVA; this is encoded by the coding sequence ATGTCGCACAGCACCGCCCCGGCCGCCCCCTCCTCCTACCCCGACGAGCCCCACGCCCAGACCGGCGTCCACGCCCGCCTGAACTGGCTGCGCGCCGGCGTCCTCGGCGCCAACGACGGCATCGTCTCCGTCGCCGCCACCGTGGTGGGCGTAGCCGGCGCGACGACGGCCGTCACCCCCGTCCTGCTGGCCGGCACGGCCGCCGTCGTCGGCGGCGCCGTGTCCATGGCGCTGGGCGAGTACGTGTCCGTCTCCTCCTCCTCGGACTCCCAGAAGGCGATGATCGCCAAGGAGCGCCGCGAGCTGGCCGAGGACCCCGAGGGCGAGCTCGAGGAGCTCGTCGGCCTCTACGAGGCCGAGGGCCTCTCCCGCGACACCGCCGAGCAGGTCGCCCGCGAGCTCACCGCCAACGACCCGGTCACCGCGCACCTGCGCATGGAGCTCGGCATGGCCGAGGAGGACGTGGTCAGCCCCTTGGCCGCTGCCGGCGCCTCCTTCATCGCGTTCCTGGTGGGCGCGCTGCTGCCGTTCCTGGCGATCCTGCTCTCCCCGGTGGGCGTCCGCGTGCCCGTCACCTTCGGCGTGACCCTCGTGGCCCTGGCGGTCACCGGCTACCTCGGCGCCTGGCTGGGCAACGCCCCCGCCGTGCGCGCCATGGTGCGCGTCGTCGTCGGCGGCGCCCTGGCCCTGGCGCTCACCTTCGGCGTGGGCACCTGGCTGGGCGTGGGCGTCGCCTGA